A stretch of Brassica rapa cultivar Chiifu-401-42 chromosome A08, CAAS_Brap_v3.01, whole genome shotgun sequence DNA encodes these proteins:
- the LOC103832661 gene encoding persulfide dioxygenase ETHE1 homolog, mitochondrial translates to MVVATRFSRLQHLLLLQPRFQQSRVLRRPLIRTPTLIRSVMGSSSSSSSKLLFRQLFEKESSTYTYLLADISHPDKPALLIDPVDKTVDRDLKLINELGLKLVYAMNTHVHADHVTGTGLLKTKVPGVKSVISKASGSKADKFVEHGERVSIGDLYLEVRATPGHTAGCVTYVTGEGADQPQPRMAFTGDAVLIRGCGRTDFQGGCSDQLYESVHSQIFTLPKDTLIYPAHDYKGFEVSTVGEEMQHNPRLTKDKETFKSIMSNLNLPYPKMIDVALPANMVCGLQDLPSQAN, encoded by the exons ATGGTGGTGGCGACACGTTTCTCACGGCTCCagcatcttcttctccttcaacCTAGATTTCAGCAGTCTCGTGTTCTCCGTCGTCCTCTAATCAGAACTCCAACACTCATCAGATCAGTGATGGGTtcgtcttcctcttcctcctcgaAGCTTCTCTTCCGTCAGCTCTTCGAGAAAGAGTCTTCCACTTATACGTATCTTCTCGCCGACATTTCCCATCCGGACAAACCTGCTCTG TTGATTGATCCTGTGGACAAAACTGTCGATAGAGATTTGAAGCTGATCAATGAGTTAGGATTGAAGCTTGTCTATGCTATGAACACTCATGTTCATGCTGATCATGTAACTGGAACTGGTCTTCTTAAG ACAAAGGTCCCAGGTGTGAAGTCCGTAATCTCAAAAGCAAGTGGTTCCAAAGCAGATAAGTTTGTTGAACATGGAGAGAGAGTATCTATTGGTGATTTATACCTCGAG GTACGTGCTACACCTGGACATACAGCAGGATGTGTTACATATGTGACTGGAGAAGGAGCTGATCAGCCCCAACCAAGAATGGCTTTTACCGGCGATGCTGTACTGATCCGCGGTTGTGGGAGAACCGACTTTCAG GGTGGATGCTCGGATCAACTCTATGAGTCTGTGCACTCACAG ATATTTACATTGCCAAAGGACACATTGATTTATCCAGCTCATGACTACAAAGGTTTCGAG GTAAGTACAGTTGGAGAAGAGATGCAACACAACCCGCGTTTAACTAAAGACAAAGAAACATTCAAATCCATCATGTCAA ATCTGAATCTGCCGTATCCGAAAATGATTGATGTTGCATTACCAGCAAACATGGTGTGTGGATTACAAGACCTGCCTTCTCAAGCCAACTAG